One part of the Triplophysa rosa unplaced genomic scaffold, Trosa_1v2 scaffold430, whole genome shotgun sequence genome encodes these proteins:
- the LOC130550801 gene encoding uncharacterized protein LOC130550801, whose translation MEKDTEDNKPKREIKVKTGHPFGVKLELIRTNGKDAIWEFDLCQVINCGKDEMSYRGYDIYGCLWPTTGRNPSGPWCHGWTDVNWSTRPGFVKRIWKMSKEHIQFKLALFRGPSNVWGTNRVNKIMIRLKDGHYARTSYITIGVDVTGTDPMGLIAITTVVAPTVPIISNFSQSGNAIASSDYTKMTPHDLLVMATGYSEDNLWLKWIETTAKEQGMADCVACARARPTLYTEPAPLFPEDTWGYGCMLGLTKRATPFNCSTLAALFPPLSNQSRIGPFTPREGNYTCFNLTSTRKSQIYVGQVPDSWCNTTVQTQGALGEWARAGLYYYCGASVLLVRVTPDMVGVCAMTRLAAPLTLIGSRVVRMTHVTPTELTARRRRHVLLKRSAFDPTINSPTYVDAIGIPRGVPDEHKLADQVATGFENIPVVSALFPVTPNKNVDRINYVHYNVMRLSNLTRDAVEGLAEQLAPTSLMAVQNRIALDMILSEKGGVCSMIGEMCCTFIPNNTAPDGSVTRALNGLKALSKEMKEHSGIDNPMDRWFNRMFGGWKGIIISIITSLGIFLAVIVTCGCCCIPCIRSLCNRMIITAIEKKDPDHPPSYAMPLMGTEEDQMEDLEENV comes from the coding sequence ATGGAAAAAGACACTGAAGATAACAAGCccaaaagagaaataaaagtaAAGACGGGACACCCGTTTGGGGTAAAATTGGAACTGATTAGGACCAATGGTAAGGATGCCATCTGGGAATTTGATTTATGCCAGGTAATTAACTGTGGAAAAGATGAGATGTCTTACAGAGGTTATGACATCTACGGGTGTTTGTGGCCTACCACTGGAAGAAATCCCAGTGGCCCCTGGTGTCATGGGTGGACGGATGTCAATTGGTCGACCAGACCGGGATTTGTGAAGCGCATTTGGAAAATGAGTAAGGAACATATTCAATTTAAACTTGCATTGTTTAGGGGACCCTCGAATGTATGGGGAACTAAtagagtaaataaaataatgattagGCTAAAAGATGGGCATTATGCCAGAACCTCATACATAACCATAGGGGTAGATGTGACTGGCACAGACCCCATGGGCCTTATCGCCATTACCACCGTGGTAGCCCCAACTGTGCCAATCATTAGTAATTTCTCCCAGTCAGGTAATGCCATTGCTTCTTCTGATTATACCAAAATGACACCCCATGACTTATTAGTGATGGCCACTGGATATAGTGAAGATAATTTGTGGTTAAAGTGGATAGAAACCACAGCCAAAGAACAGGGCATGGCTGATTGTGTTGCATGTGCCAGGGCCAGGCCCACCCTGTACACTGAACCAGCTCCGTTATTCCCAGAAGACACCTGGGGTTATGGTTGTATGCTGGGACTTACCAAACGGGCCACCCCTTTTAATTGTAGCACACTGGCTGCCCTGTTTCCTCCATTAAGCAATCAGTCTCGTATAGGCCCATTCACCCCGAGAGAGGGAAACTATACATGCTTCAATCTAACCAGTACCAGAAAATCACAGATATATGTAGGACAGGTCCCTGACAGCTGGTGTAACACCACGGTGCAAACCCAGGGAGCCCTTGGCGAATGGGCACGTGCTGGGCTATACTATTACTGTGGTGCTTCCGTACTATTAGTAAGAGTGACCCCTGATATGGTTGGGGTGTGTGCCATGACCAGACTGGCAGCCCCGTTAACCCTGATAGGAAGTAGAGTTGTCAGGATGACCCATGTTACCCCAACCGAGTTAACAGCCCGCCGTAGGCGACATGTTTTGCTCAAACGTTCAGCATTTGACCCCACAATTAACAGCCCAACATATGTAGACGCCATTGGCATCCCGAGGGGAGTGCCAGATGAGCATAAACTTGCTGACCAAGTGGCTACAGGATTTGAGAATATCCCAGTGGTGTCAGCCCTATTCCCTGTGACCCCTAATAAGAATGTAGATAGAATTAATTATGTGCATTATAATGTCATGCGGTTATCCAATTTAACTAGGGATGCCGTAGAAGGTCTGGCTGAGCAGTTGGCACCCACCTCGCTGATGGCAGTGCAGAATAGGATCGCACTGGATATGATTTTATCTGAAAAAGGGGGGGTGTGTTCAATGATTGGAGAAATGTGTTGCACCTTTATTCCTAACAACACTGCGCCAGATGGTTCTGTAACCAGGGCATTGAATGGTTTGAAGGCACTGTCAAAAGAGATGAAGGAGCACTCTGGGATTGATAATCCAATGGATAGATGGTTCAATAGAATGTTTGGGGGATGGAAAGGGATTATAATCTCCATAATTACCTCGTTGGGCATTTTTCTTGCTGTTATTGTCACCTGTGGGTGTTGTTGTATACCATGTATTAGATCTCTTTGTAATAGGATGATTATCACCGCAATTGAGAAAAAGGATCCCGATCATCCTCCATCATATGCAATGCCTCTTATGGGCACGGAGGAGGATCAAATGGAAGACCTTGAGGAAAATGTGTGA